In a single window of the Flavivirga spongiicola genome:
- a CDS encoding RagB/SusD family nutrient uptake outer membrane protein codes for MKIYNTLTIKILLVLVVVFLSGCSKEFLDEPTNTAGIPRAVVFSDRDIVQAFETGIYARYKGQWDNDLADGVNNSDPDTGGLYAMYFARTIKGNDLIQRPTFFLFDYSHENRGASFRRTRFTWEFNYEIINYANILIDGVENSPDLGEATKKEFIAVGKAIRAFHYFQIVLEFAPNYNNDRTVARIPIYTEPTTEASVGNSPSSLADVYELILSDLKSAIPDLPEQRLGKSYINKAVANGFLSRVLLVTQDDWSLASSAAKAAYGSDAESAVVSSNWGEGFNDLSDQDWLWGHFQDGSNETNFFWMAPHVFTDHLTLSFQATYANTNFRDTFSDDDVRKLFRDIYNSSTPYREFVTTKFAFTFASDVPLMRKSEMVLIDAEAQYNLGNEPEARNLLFALQKARDTNAILSTNSGSDLMDEILLERRKELYGEIGVEWFDAKRLRMPINRDDVHRVVVNVPADSELFYLNIPQTEIDANPNMDASVNQ; via the coding sequence ATGAAAATATATAATACATTAACTATAAAAATTCTACTAGTTTTAGTCGTTGTTTTTTTGTCTGGCTGCTCAAAAGAGTTTTTAGATGAGCCTACAAATACGGCGGGTATTCCAAGGGCTGTAGTTTTTTCAGATAGAGACATTGTACAAGCTTTTGAAACTGGAATATATGCCAGATATAAAGGGCAATGGGATAACGATCTAGCAGATGGAGTAAACAATTCTGATCCAGATACTGGTGGTTTATATGCCATGTATTTTGCAAGAACCATTAAAGGGAATGATTTAATTCAGAGACCAACTTTTTTCCTATTTGATTATTCTCATGAAAACAGAGGGGCTTCTTTTAGAAGAACCAGATTTACCTGGGAATTTAACTATGAAATTATCAATTATGCAAACATCTTAATTGATGGTGTCGAAAATAGTCCAGATTTAGGTGAAGCAACCAAAAAGGAATTTATTGCGGTTGGAAAAGCTATAAGAGCCTTTCATTATTTTCAAATAGTTTTAGAGTTTGCACCTAATTATAATAATGATAGGACTGTAGCAAGAATACCTATTTATACAGAACCAACAACAGAAGCTTCAGTAGGAAATTCACCAAGTTCGCTAGCAGATGTTTATGAATTGATATTATCAGATTTAAAATCAGCTATTCCCGACTTGCCTGAACAGAGACTAGGCAAGAGCTATATAAATAAAGCCGTTGCTAATGGCTTTTTGTCACGAGTATTATTGGTAACACAAGATGATTGGTCTTTGGCATCCTCTGCGGCAAAAGCAGCTTATGGAAGTGATGCAGAATCTGCTGTAGTATCTTCAAATTGGGGAGAAGGTTTTAATGATTTAAGTGATCAAGATTGGCTTTGGGGGCATTTTCAAGACGGTTCTAATGAAACCAATTTCTTTTGGATGGCTCCCCATGTTTTTACGGATCATTTAACCTTGTCATTTCAGGCTACTTATGCGAATACAAATTTTAGGGATACGTTTTCAGATGATGATGTTAGGAAATTATTTCGGGATATTTATAATTCTTCAACACCTTACAGGGAATTTGTAACAACTAAGTTTGCATTTACCTTTGCATCAGATGTTCCTTTGATGAGAAAGTCCGAAATGGTATTGATCGATGCAGAAGCTCAGTATAATTTAGGTAATGAACCTGAGGCTAGAAATTTACTTTTTGCATTGCAAAAAGCTAGAGACACGAACGCTATATTATCTACTAATTCCGGAAGTGATTTAATGGATGAGATTTTATTAGAAAGGCGTAAAGAACTCTACGGAGAAATAGGGGTAGAGTGGTTTGATGCTAAAAGGTTAAGAATGCCTATTAATAGGGATGATGTGCATAGAGTCGTTGTTAATGTTCCTGCAGATAGTGAATTATTTTACTTAAATATTCCACAAACAGAAATCGATGCTAATCCTAATATGGATGCAAGCGTAAATCAATAA